CTTTTTGTGCTCTTTTCGCCGCTTCTACTGCAAGAGCGATATCTTCTGTTGTGGACAATATAACTTGAGCAATTTCATCACCAGTTGCCGGATTGATCACCGCTGTGTAGGTTCCAGCATCAACCTCTTGCCAGGCCCCATCAATATAGTTGTTTAATTGCATGTAGAAGATTCCCCTTTCTTTCATTAAGCCTAAATACATTTCCATTACTCATACAATTCCGTGAATACTTAAAAACCCTTTTTATCATAAAAAAATCCCAGACATATTTAGTATATGTCTGGGATTGGGAATAACATGTTAGTTTTCTTTCATCTTGTCTAGCATTTCTACGACAAATGTGTGAATTCGTTCTGCATGTGTCTTAATCGATGAAGTAGAAACATCAAATCGTTTTGCCACTTCACTGTTGGTCATTGTTAATTCACCTAAAATTTTCAAGTCGAGTGCGACATTAAACACAGCCGCCGCGATGACATTCGGTTTTCTAAATCTAGGCTGTTCTTTTAAAAAGTACGTAATGCTAATATTTTGTAATAGCTCTTTTGCCTCTGGAACCGCATCGACCTCTTCTAACACTTCTTGAACCATATCAAGCGCTTCTTGTTGGTCTTCCGTTAGCTTTGTACTAATTAAATCATCGATGGATGTTTCCTCGCGATTTAACATTAATTCGTAAATATCTAGCATATGTTCTTTATAAAACTCAACGGTTGTATCTAGTTTACTTGTTTTTGCCAATTGAACAACTTCATTTTCAAATGATTGATTGACATCTTGTACGAACATAAAGGAAGTGATTGCATCAAGACCATTTGGATGATTACGATGATTTCGAAGGCCAACACCAAAGATAATGAGCCCTTTCTCGCTCTCCAAATCTTGTTCCGCTTTCAAATAAAACGTTTCATCGCCAAGGATTTCTTTCACTTGAATTAAACCGTCTTGTACATCAATGACTTTACCAAATAACGGCACAGGGTCTTGCCACTTCTCCACAATCGAACGGACCGTATCTCTCAAGGAACCACTTAATACGTCATGCAAGTATTCTTTCCATAAATCTTGTCGCGCAACATATAAAAAGTATTCAGTGGCTGCCACCTCAATACTTTTTTCATTCCAGTGATCCCCTAGCGTATCTAACCAACGTTTTCGGTATCTTTCAAACATAGTGATATCAAAACGCTCTCTAGATTGCTCATAGACGCCACTTAGTACACGCTCTAACTCTTCGTCAATTAACGTATCAACGTTTGCTTCATTTTTACCTAAACAACATCTTTTATATTTTTTCCCACTACCACATAAGCACGGGTCGTTTCTTCCTATCATCTTGCTCACACCTTTTCCTTCCCTAACACAAAGAATTCAAATAGCTCCGTGCAAGTATTAGTAGACCTACACGAAGCCGCTCCTTATATAATAAGAACACACTTATGATGATAAAATCAAGTTTTTTTGTTTTTAAGTGAATTTTCTGTGGATATATTTACCATTTATAGAACGAACTAGGTTGATTTCTGCTTCAGGCGGCCGCTTTTCGCTCCAATCAACGGAGTACATTAAACAGGAATTAAACATTAAATAAAATAATACTAATTTTGTATTTCAAGTTTAAATCAGTAAAATCATTCTAACTAATTGGTTTTAACCTTATCCACACCTACGTCACTCTTGGGCGGTTCTACTCGTTTTATAAAGAACGTTAAAATTAAAGCAAGTACCGCAACAATTGTCGAGATAAGAAACGCATAGTTAATGCCTTCTAACATTGCTTGTGTACCAATTTGTTGCTCAAACACTGCCATTTTCTCAACACTTGTAGGAATCGCTCCATTCGCTTGTGCTTTCACAAATAAATCTTTACCTGTCGACTCCATTCGATTTGTCATAACTGTTAAGAGAACCGCGGAACCAATTGCTCCTGACACTTGTTGTAGTGTGTTGTTCATTGCCGTTCCGTGTGGATTTGAAACCATTGGCAATTGGTTTAATCCATTTGTCATAACAGGCATCATCACCATGGAAATCCCAAACATCCGAACTGTGTATAACATCATAATATAGTAGTAACCTGAATCCATGCCTAACTTGCTCAAGTAATAAGTTGTAATAACCGTGATGGATAATCCAATGATCGCCATCGCTCGAGCACCATATTTATCGAATAATTTACCTGTAATCGGGGACATCAATCCCATGACGATTGCACCTGGCAGCATTAATATTCCCGCATCAAATGGTGAAATCCCACGTACACTTTGAACGTACAAAGGCGTTAAAATCATCGCAGAGAACATCGCAATTGATAAAACAATTGAGATGGCAGACGATAATGCAAACATTGGATGTTTATAAATTCTAAAATCCAACATCGGATCGTCCATTTTTAATTGGCGAACGATAAATAATAGTAACGCCAAAGCACCTACTACAATTGTACCGTAGACGAATGGTGATGACCACCCTTTATCGCCTGCTGTACTAAATCCGTAAAGGAGCCCTCCGAAACCGATAGACGATAAAACTAGTGAAAATAGATCAAGCGATACTTCTCGATTTGGCGTGATATTGCGAAGTTTGAAAATCGCATAAATTAATGTGAAAACCGCAAATGGCAATACAAGCCCAAATAATGTCCGCCACGAATAATGTTCAATTATCCAACCTGATAAAGTTGGTCCAATTGCCGGTGCCGTAAACATGACAAGCCCGAAAATACCCATTGCAGATCCTCTTCGTTCAACTGGAAAAGCTACTAACATAATGTTCATTAAAAGAGGCATCATCATCGCGGAACCGGAAGCCTGAATCATTCTCGCAACGATTAATAATGTAAAATTCGGCGTGACAACCGCCAATAATGTACCTAGTGAAAATAAAGTCATCGCCGCAATAAATAGGCGTCTGTTCGTAAATTTTGTAACGAAAAATGCACTTGCTGGAATTAAAATACCATTCACAAGCATATATCCTGTTGTCAACCATTGTACTTCAGAAGGCTTAACAGCAAATTCATCCATAATGGTCGGCAATGCAATATTTAGTAATGTATTATTTAAGAAAGCTATGAAAGCACCAATAAATAAAATCGCAATCATTCCATATGGCGGCTTTTCATGCATTTGTTTAATATCCATATAACCCCTCCATATTATACAGCGTGTATAAATTTTATCCCTGTAGTTTTTCTACCTTAAACAGTTTATACTCACAGTACAAAAAATGCAACGAAATTTTATTTTTAATTCAAGTCTATTGATTTATCGATGTTTAACGTCTAAAATTTTGTTATACCAATAGTCCAAGGAAGGTGTAAACTTGAATATCCGAAAAAGACAAGTACTCGAACATGCACAACAACTATTCGTTGAAAAAGGAGTCATGGCCACCTCTGTTCAAGATATTTTAACAAAATCCCAAATTTCAAAAGGAACATTTTATAATTATTTCCCTTCGAAAAATGATTGTCTGAAAGCAATTTTAGAGTTAGGATATGAAGAAACGAAAATCAGGCGACAAGAACTACTAATTGGACAAGACCGTGCGGACAAAACCATTCTCACGAAGCAAATCGCCATCCGCCTTCAAGTAAACGTTGATCATAATTTGTTACCAATCATTGAAGCCATTTTCCATTCAGGGGATGCAGAATTAAGTGCATTCGCAAAAAAACATCATATCGCTGAAGTGCAATGGCTTTCTAGCAGATTAGTCGATGTTTATGGGAAAGATACCCTCCCCTATGCTGCTGACTGCGCAATTTTACTTTCAGGCATGTTACAACATATGTTTCATTTCATTACAGCAAGTTCGTACGGCAATATAGATCCGACAAAACTGATTCAATTCATCATGAGAAGAGTGGATGAGATTATGCCCTCTATGATTAGGTCAAATGATGTCTTATTAGGGGAAGAACTATTTCACTTTATCTCCGTGAATCATGAGAAAGGACATCAAACGAAACATCAGTTATTAGATGACATGGCGACATTTAGAGAACAACTGAATCATGAAGAACAGGCTTCAAGTAAGGAATATATAGAATTTCTGATTGATGAATTAAATAAAGAAATTCCTCGAACCCATTTACTTGAAACAATTATACGTTCATTTAGGGAATCATTTATTGACACGGCACATGAACATGCTGCCCGTAAATTGGCTTCAGAAATTTGGATTTACGTCGAATCTTGTCGATAATAAAAAAACTAGGTGAAGAAAATTCTATCGATTTCCTTCACCTAGTTTATTTTAGATAAATTGAATATCCAATTGTTATTTACCTTTAAATGTTTGATCCACTGCATCCACGACATGTTTCACGGATTCTGCCACCATGCTGCCGATTAGTCGACTCGCATCTCCCCAAAAACTATGGTGATTATGCATTAAGTCATGAATCGCTTGTTCACATTGTCGTTTTTGATTGTCTAATTCTCTTATTTTATTGCGGCATGATTGCTCAATTTCATCGAGATAATGAATACGTTCTTCAAATAATTGGGGGAAGAAAGATGAAAACGCTTCGGTCGATATTTGTTGTTTTGTCCCTTGCGCTTTCTTAAATACTTTGTCGTAATAAGCAATTTGTTCTTCGACAATATATTGCAAATTTAGATATTCTTCGATTTTAGCAAGTTCTTTTCTGCGTACTTTTTGTGACTTACATAACTTTAACGCTCGTTTAACTTCATATTGTTTATTATGAGAACGAGGCTGATAATCCAATACGGTTTGAGAATCTCCATGTAACATCTCTGGGTAGGCTGTATAGAATATATCGTTGAAACGGGTGAGGATTGCCTTCATTTCACGTCTAGCAACTGGGTCGTAGATTTGTTTAGGATAATATATCGCTAACTGAAGATGTCGCTTCCGCATTTTCATAATCATCGTTTTTATGTTGAATAAACCGAGCATTCGTTTTTCTCACCTCTACATCATTCCGATTTGTATACTTTTATTATACCGAATATCAGCCTATTTGTTTGGAATTACGTGTGAATTTACATATAAAAAACGTTTAAACAATTGTGATTCATTGTTTAAACGTTTTTTGATGATTCATAAATACTCTTATATTACTTTGTTGCACTTGTCCGATTAAGCCATTTATATTTAATCGCCATACCATAAATAAGCAGCGAGAAGATAAACACAAGTGTAATGAAAATCCAACTTTGTGAATTCAACACAAACAAAGGTGCAAACGTAACTAATAAAATTTCAACCGGCGCAATTGGAATATAAGCCAATCCATAATCGTCAAGTGTTTTACTCTCAGAATCAGGATCTACAATTCTTAATAGAGCCATGCCCATTGCAACAGTACCAGTTGTCCATCCCCAAGTAAAAATTCCTTTTTCAAACCAATAATGTTCAAAAAACCTTTTTGATAGGACTGCAAAGAACAGATAAGCATAGAGTAAACCGAATACAAACAAGAGAAGTAGTGGAACAGCGTAATCAAGGACGACCGAAATACTAATGGAGCCGATTCCAAATGCCACAAGTATGTCTGTAGCACTTCCACTAATGCGGTCGATAACAGCCGTACTTACATATTTTTCGGTATTGGTGGAATTTAAGATCTTCTTCACGAGAAGTCCTACAAGGAAGGCTAGTGAGAATGCTGGAATAACCACACTCGGTAATAACAACGCACCCAGTTGGCTTAAGTAATATCCACCCATCGCAATAATCGTAACAATCGCCAGATGAAATACATACGGATCAATAGAAATAGAGGAAACAGTATCTGTTTCTGACTTAACCCGTGACCCTGGCGGAATTAACCCAGTTCTTAGTTCATTCGGCAAGTCGGAAAAGGAAGCCAGAAAAGATGTATCTCCCTTTGCAGAACCCCGTTTAATAAATAAAATTCCAATCAAAATGGCACTAATAATTCCAACAGTTGCTGAAGTCATCGCCAAAGACGTCGCTTCTTCCCAACCGTTCTGTGCGAATGTTGCACCAATTGCTGCGGCAGTCCCGTGTCCCCCTACAAAACCAGCAGCAAGCAATAAGCCAAATCCATCATGTAACCCGTCCCAAAATGGATTTAAAAATAACATTGCAAATAATAAACCGCCGCCCCACATAAGGACCATTGCAAGTTGCGAATAGGACCACATACTCCCAACTCTCGTTTTAATCGCCTTCCAATCAATTCTTGGCGACAATAAAGGAAGCGTCCCGAAAATGACTGCGATTAATATTCCAGGATACGTCTTCATTTGGTCGGAAAATGGTAGGAGTCCAAAGCCATTTGGACCAAACGTTAATGCCAAAATTCCAGCAATAATACTCGCTGGTAAGAACATTTTTTGTACAAATTTAACTTTCGCTCGAATAATTGTGCCTAAAAGCAAAAGTAATGATATCAATCCGATATCCGTAAATAATACCCAAGGTGAAAAATCCATATATATCCTCCTTCTAAAAACAGTATTAAACATTTTTATCGCTTTAAAGCGCATTAAAAACAGTTAATTCTTATTAACAACGGAAAAAAACTTCACTGAAAGAACAGGAAGCGTTTACGTGTCCGTAAAATGGTATTTTTTCCGACTTTATCAAGATAACACTTTTTTAGATAGGAGTAAAGCCTTCCTGAATGTCACGAAAAATTCTAAACGGGCCAAGTAATGTGACATCTAAATTCATATTTTAATAAAACTCTCCTCTTTCAAACTTAAAAAAGCAGTGGATTGAATGTTTCCATTCATCCACCGCTTTTAGATTATTGCAAAATCATTGCACATTATATTTCACTTCATAAAATTGATGATATAATTTAATATTGGTCTTTGCACGTTCGAATCGGCGATAGCCGTACAATCCAAAATCATCGCCTTTTTCTTCCTTAAAGACCGTCCATAAACTCCATAAATAATCTTGGAATATTTTGTGGAGCAATATTCTCTCTTGCTCTTCTGCCGTTACTTCTCTATTAAAATAGTAACTGTGAAATTTTGCTTCCTCACTCTTTGAAAGCCCTGATTCCAAAGCAAACGCTGCCACGTCCCACATCGGATCGAACATGCCGCCATATTCCCAATCGATTAAGTACATCTTTCCTTCATCATCGAGTATAAAATTCGAACACGCGGGATCGATATGACATGGCGTCTGTATAATTGAAAATGCATTAAATTTATATTGTAATTCCTTTATTTGCGCTTTCACTTTTTCAAATCCACTATAAAAATCTCCATCCGCATTTAAAGCAAGCGATTCATAATGTGCCATCATCTCAAATAATTTAAACTGATTGCCCATCTTTTTAGTTGAGTGATGAAGCTTCTTGAATATTTCTGCCGCTTTCACAATCATTCCTTCATCTTTTGCAGTATCCCGCGTTAAAGTCTGTGCATTTTCAATTTTCCTCGTAATTTTCAAGCCAGTACGCGCATTAAAATAAACAAGTTCCGGATTTATCCCTAAGTCGGATCCTAACTTTAAGTTTTGCTCTTCTTCAACTCGATTAATCAACGATTTTGTTCCATGTCCTGGAATCCTGACGATATATGGCTCCGAATCAATTTCAACCAAATAATTTAAATTCGTCATTCCTCCGACTCTCCCTAAATTTTTTACAGTTGCATTTGGTAATTGTAAAGCTTCCCTTACCATACCGGTTAATTTTTCTACTCTCACCTTAACTCCCCCTTCCACCGATTTAAACTGAATAGTGCAAAATAAGGAGCCGAAAACTCACTCCTTAAAAACACTACATTTAAAACAACTGTACTTTACATAGTTCACTTAATGTATGTTTATACAGTTAACATAATTATACAACACTTCATAAGAAAACGCTTACATATATTCTTAGGTGACAGTCAACTTGAAATATAGTCCTTTATCTAATTTATGCGTATCTTTTTGCCATGTGCAGATACAGCATACATCTCATTACTTTAACCGATTGAAATTTGTTGTTTCAAGGATTGTAACGCAGATAATATACTCAAAGATGTTAAGTAACTCGTTTTTGGATTAGTCGGCGATGGGTTGTTTGAAATTGTGATTTCCGTTTGTCCAAATTCACCATTCACCTGGATTGTATGAATATTTTTATCCACATTTGGATCGGCTATGATTATAACGGCCGTCTTTTCAATTCCAATTCCGGCTAGCGACAATGCGATGGCTACATTGGCATTTTTAGGGAACTTTTCAATCGCTTCTCTCGCCGTACCTTCAAATAAAATCGTTTCGTTTGCAATTAATTCACCTGATAAAGCTTTTGAAGGTTTACGTGAAACAAGCTTTACAGTGTGCAGCCCCCCCATAACATTCGCTGCTTTCACAATATCTAATCCACCAATAGCACCCGCTGGCAAATAAACTTTGTTTCCATTTGTCTTGGCAATAGACGTTATTTCATCGTATAAATATGTATTCGCTAACGCCCCGATACTAATGAGCAGTAAATCACTTCGCTCAACAATCTTCGTTGCGTAGTCATTTACAAATTGAATGTTCGCACATTCAACAACAACATCTATATCTGAATCCAAAAATGCATCTAAGTCCTGAAAGCTTTCAAACTGATACTGCTCGGAAAGTTCCTTTAATTTTGCTACTGATTTCTCGCGTGCATCGAAAACAGCGCTAACTTTATAATGAGGAAATAATTTATCTTTATTAATCTTCTCTAATAAAAATTGACCAATTGAACCACAACCAATTAAACCAATCTTCAATTTTCATCACCTCTTAAACGCTAATTTATTTAGTCCGTCCACTTGATTATACCACTCCGATTAGTATTTTTTAACGAAGCGCCGTCTGAACTCAGGATTGAATTTGGTTCATACGGAGGTGCACCACAGCCATATTCGATTCAAAAAAGGCGACCTTTCATTGTAAATGAGGGTCGCCTTAATATTAAAATTAAAGTTAAACTATCAAACGGTACGTGCTAACTTTTCCTCATACGCACGAATTTTATCTTCATACTGGAATGTCAGTTCAATTTCGTCCCAACCATTTAATAGCATTTTTTTATAATACGGATCAATCGAAAACTCATACGTATCGCCATCTTCGGTTGTTACCGTTTGTTCTTCTAAATTAACCTCAACAGAATATGCTGCTCCCTGGCCTTTTTCCAACAATTGTTCAACTTCTGAAACAGCTAAGCGAATTGGAAGGAGGCCATTTTTCATACAGTTACTATAAAAAATATCTGCAAAACTTGGCGCAATGACTACTTTAAATCCATAATCTAAGATGGACCAAGGTGCATGTTCTCTTGATGAACCGCAACCAAAGTTTTCGTGCGCAACTAAAATATTAGCGTCTTTAAAGCGTTCATCATTTAATACAAAATCTTTGTTTTCATTTCCTTCCGCGTCGTGCCGCCAATGGTAAAATAAAAACCGCCCGAATCCAGTTCTTTCAATTCGCTTTAAAAATTCTTTAGAAATAATTTGGTCTGTATCGACATTCGTTCTGTTTAACGGTGCAATAACACTTTTCACTTTATTAATTGGTTCCAATGAAATGCGCTCCCTTCTTAAGCGTGTGCCACGTTTAGTTCTCTGACATCAACAAAGCGTCCTGCGATCGCTGCTGCTGCCGCCATTGCTGGGCTCATGAGATGCGTTCTAGATCCCGCTCCTTGTCGACCTTCGAAGTTTCGGTTTGACGTTGAGGCACATCTTTCGCCAGCTGGAACAACGTCATCGTTCATTGCTAAACACATACTGCAACCTGATTCACGCCATTCAAATCCGGCATCAAGGAATACTTTATCAAGCCCTTCCTCTTCAGCCTGTTTTTTCACAGTACGTGAACCCGGCACGACAATCGCTGTCACTGAATCATGGACTTTTTTACCTTCAACTACTTTAGCAGCTGCACGTAAATCACTTAGTCGTGCATTTGTACATGAGCCGATAAATACGTGTTGAATGTCAATCGACGTAAGCGGCATACCTTGTTCTAAGCCCATATAGTCGAGCGCTTTCGTTAAAGCTTCTTTATCTGATGCTGTTGTATAATCATCTACTGATGGAACGCGATTTGAAATACCAGATCCCATGGATGGATTCGTTCCCCATGTAACAAATGGTTCAATTTCATTCGCATCAATTTCCACAACTGTGTCGTACGTGGCCCCTTCGTCCGTTGCCAAAGCAAGCCACTCCGCCGCCGCTTTTTCAAATGCTTCCCCAGTCGGTACATGCCTACGACCCTTCAAATAAGAAATTGTCGTTTCATCCGGGCTAATTAATCCTGCTTTTGCACCCGCTTCAATCGACATATTACAAACAGTCATTCTTTCTTCCATTGATAAATTACGAATCGCTTCACCCGTATATTCGATAATATGACCGGTCCCCATATCGATACCAAACTTGGCAATAATCGCTAAAATGATATCTTTTGCAGTTACGCCGAAACCGAGTTCCCCATTAATGCGAACTTCCATTGTTTTAGGACGAGCTTGCCATAAGGTTTGGGTAGAAAGCACATGCTCCACTTCACTCGTACCAATTCCGAATGCAATCGCACCAAATGCACCGTGCGTTGAAGTATGACTATCCCCACAGACAATCGTTTTCCCCGGTTGCGTAAGCCCAAGTTCCGGTCCGATAATATGAACAATTCCTTGGTCTGGATGGTCCATATTCGCTAGCGGAACACCAAACTCATCACAGTTCTTTTGCAAAGTCGTCACTTGCTTCTTCGCAATTGGATCTGATATGACCGGTAAGTTTCGTGTCGGAACATTATGATCCATCGTTGCAAAACATAAATCTGGGCGACGTACTTTACGGTTAGCCAGTCGTAATCCTTCAAATGCTTGTGGCGACGTTACTTCATGCAAAAGGTGAAGGTCGATATAGAGTAAATCAGGCTTTCCCTGTTCTTCGTGTACAATATGTTTATTCCAGATTTTTTCAATAATTGTTTTCGGCATTAAACCCTTCTCCTTTTATTTAGATATACGCATGCATAATGTCATTACAAACCGATTGAAGGTCAAGTTCATCTACTACTTTGTCTGTCCATTCATTTGTAGAAAGGACACGGTCAGTTGGAGATGCTAAGTCTGCTGTATAAAAACCATCTTCAAAAACAGCATTAACTGCCTCTTCGATTGCAGCACACTCTTCCTCTAAGCCAAATGAATATTTTAACATCATTGCAACTGATAAAATCGTTGCGGCTGGATTCGCTTTCCCTTGCCCAGCAATGTCTGGAGCCGTTCCGTGAATCGGTTCATACATGCCAAATCCGTCTGCTCGGATACTCGCTGATGGAAGAACGCCAAGTGATCCAGTAATAACTGATGCTT
This window of the Sporosarcina ureilytica genome carries:
- a CDS encoding YecA family protein → MIGRNDPCLCGSGKKYKRCCLGKNEANVDTLIDEELERVLSGVYEQSRERFDITMFERYRKRWLDTLGDHWNEKSIEVAATEYFLYVARQDLWKEYLHDVLSGSLRDTVRSIVEKWQDPVPLFGKVIDVQDGLIQVKEILGDETFYLKAEQDLESEKGLIIFGVGLRNHRNHPNGLDAITSFMFVQDVNQSFENEVVQLAKTSKLDTTVEFYKEHMLDIYELMLNREETSIDDLISTKLTEDQQEALDMVQEVLEEVDAVPEAKELLQNISITYFLKEQPRFRKPNVIAAAVFNVALDLKILGELTMTNSEVAKRFDVSTSSIKTHAERIHTFVVEMLDKMKEN
- a CDS encoding DHA2 family efflux MFS transporter permease subunit, whose amino-acid sequence is MDIKQMHEKPPYGMIAILFIGAFIAFLNNTLLNIALPTIMDEFAVKPSEVQWLTTGYMLVNGILIPASAFFVTKFTNRRLFIAAMTLFSLGTLLAVVTPNFTLLIVARMIQASGSAMMMPLLMNIMLVAFPVERRGSAMGIFGLVMFTAPAIGPTLSGWIIEHYSWRTLFGLVLPFAVFTLIYAIFKLRNITPNREVSLDLFSLVLSSIGFGGLLYGFSTAGDKGWSSPFVYGTIVVGALALLLFIVRQLKMDDPMLDFRIYKHPMFALSSAISIVLSIAMFSAMILTPLYVQSVRGISPFDAGILMLPGAIVMGLMSPITGKLFDKYGARAMAIIGLSITVITTYYLSKLGMDSGYYYIMMLYTVRMFGISMVMMPVMTNGLNQLPMVSNPHGTAMNNTLQQVSGAIGSAVLLTVMTNRMESTGKDLFVKAQANGAIPTSVEKMAVFEQQIGTQAMLEGINYAFLISTIVAVLALILTFFIKRVEPPKSDVGVDKVKTN
- a CDS encoding TetR/AcrR family transcriptional regulator, producing MNIRKRQVLEHAQQLFVEKGVMATSVQDILTKSQISKGTFYNYFPSKNDCLKAILELGYEETKIRRQELLIGQDRADKTILTKQIAIRLQVNVDHNLLPIIEAIFHSGDAELSAFAKKHHIAEVQWLSSRLVDVYGKDTLPYAADCAILLSGMLQHMFHFITASSYGNIDPTKLIQFIMRRVDEIMPSMIRSNDVLLGEELFHFISVNHEKGHQTKHQLLDDMATFREQLNHEEQASSKEYIEFLIDELNKEIPRTHLLETIIRSFRESFIDTAHEHAARKLASEIWIYVESCR
- a CDS encoding sodium/glutamate symporter, which produces MDFSPWVLFTDIGLISLLLLLGTIIRAKVKFVQKMFLPASIIAGILALTFGPNGFGLLPFSDQMKTYPGILIAVIFGTLPLLSPRIDWKAIKTRVGSMWSYSQLAMVLMWGGGLLFAMLFLNPFWDGLHDGFGLLLAAGFVGGHGTAAAIGATFAQNGWEEATSLAMTSATVGIISAILIGILFIKRGSAKGDTSFLASFSDLPNELRTGLIPPGSRVKSETDTVSSISIDPYVFHLAIVTIIAMGGYYLSQLGALLLPSVVIPAFSLAFLVGLLVKKILNSTNTEKYVSTAVIDRISGSATDILVAFGIGSISISVVLDYAVPLLLLFVFGLLYAYLFFAVLSKRFFEHYWFEKGIFTWGWTTGTVAMGMALLRIVDPDSESKTLDDYGLAYIPIAPVEILLVTFAPLFVLNSQSWIFITLVFIFSLLIYGMAIKYKWLNRTSATK
- a CDS encoding choline/ethanolamine kinase family protein, with protein sequence MRVEKLTGMVREALQLPNATVKNLGRVGGMTNLNYLVEIDSEPYIVRIPGHGTKSLINRVEEEQNLKLGSDLGINPELVYFNARTGLKITRKIENAQTLTRDTAKDEGMIVKAAEIFKKLHHSTKKMGNQFKLFEMMAHYESLALNADGDFYSGFEKVKAQIKELQYKFNAFSIIQTPCHIDPACSNFILDDEGKMYLIDWEYGGMFDPMWDVAAFALESGLSKSEEAKFHSYYFNREVTAEEQERILLHKIFQDYLWSLWTVFKEEKGDDFGLYGYRRFERAKTNIKLYHQFYEVKYNVQ
- the nadX gene encoding aspartate dehydrogenase, with translation MKIGLIGCGSIGQFLLEKINKDKLFPHYKVSAVFDAREKSVAKLKELSEQYQFESFQDLDAFLDSDIDVVVECANIQFVNDYATKIVERSDLLLISIGALANTYLYDEITSIAKTNGNKVYLPAGAIGGLDIVKAANVMGGLHTVKLVSRKPSKALSGELIANETILFEGTAREAIEKFPKNANVAIALSLAGIGIEKTAVIIIADPNVDKNIHTIQVNGEFGQTEITISNNPSPTNPKTSYLTSLSILSALQSLKQQISIG
- the leuD gene encoding 3-isopropylmalate dehydratase small subunit is translated as MEPINKVKSVIAPLNRTNVDTDQIISKEFLKRIERTGFGRFLFYHWRHDAEGNENKDFVLNDERFKDANILVAHENFGCGSSREHAPWSILDYGFKVVIAPSFADIFYSNCMKNGLLPIRLAVSEVEQLLEKGQGAAYSVEVNLEEQTVTTEDGDTYEFSIDPYYKKMLLNGWDEIELTFQYEDKIRAYEEKLARTV
- the leuC gene encoding 3-isopropylmalate dehydratase large subunit, which produces MPKTIIEKIWNKHIVHEEQGKPDLLYIDLHLLHEVTSPQAFEGLRLANRKVRRPDLCFATMDHNVPTRNLPVISDPIAKKQVTTLQKNCDEFGVPLANMDHPDQGIVHIIGPELGLTQPGKTIVCGDSHTSTHGAFGAIAFGIGTSEVEHVLSTQTLWQARPKTMEVRINGELGFGVTAKDIILAIIAKFGIDMGTGHIIEYTGEAIRNLSMEERMTVCNMSIEAGAKAGLISPDETTISYLKGRRHVPTGEAFEKAAAEWLALATDEGATYDTVVEIDANEIEPFVTWGTNPSMGSGISNRVPSVDDYTTASDKEALTKALDYMGLEQGMPLTSIDIQHVFIGSCTNARLSDLRAAAKVVEGKKVHDSVTAIVVPGSRTVKKQAEEEGLDKVFLDAGFEWRESGCSMCLAMNDDVVPAGERCASTSNRNFEGRQGAGSRTHLMSPAMAAAAAIAGRFVDVRELNVAHA